In Castanea sativa cultivar Marrone di Chiusa Pesio chromosome 6, ASM4071231v1, a single window of DNA contains:
- the LOC142641204 gene encoding putative hexosyltransferase MUCI70 → MTGGSLGLRTSSYGSLQQQFQNGFLQATQASPVLVRKPSKMLLSSSREKERLLPFICRYVGRRRVAMLLLVVLALLVFVFGSFTVNKESNITLHIGSMTPYRSDFPVFSNPLEVENSLGDNNSSGQNSSGGSDQSRAPSIPPSATITTLTDVIRSTPRLGHQCENFTLPPPPPPGSKKIGPRPCEVCYLPVEDAIASMPSSPSKSPVLQNLTYVHDENPIKTEIHGGSDFGGYPSMKQRNESFDIKESMTVHCGFVKGSKPGDRSGFDIDEADLMELEQFHEVIVASAIFGNYDNIQQPRNISEAARKNVPFYMFIDEKTEAVMKNSSDLDSSKKFGFWRIIVVRNIPYTDPRRNGKVPKLLLHRIFPNVRYSIWIDGKLQLVVDPYQILERFLWRENANIAISRHYKRYDVFVEAEANKNAGKFDNASIDYQIDFYRREENLTAYNESKLPITSDVPEGCVIVKEHIPITNLFTCLWFNEVDRFTPRDQLSFSTVRDKIMSKVSWSINMFEDCERRNFVIQDYHKGVKPPPRPRPVSPVIRHPPPLPRSIPIVRSPVKKSNRRKGERRSGQKRHRKVIAGSRDNNSF, encoded by the exons ATGACTGGAGGGTCATTGGGTTTACGTACTTCAAGTTATGGTTCTCTGCAACAACAGTTTCAGAATGGTTTCTTGCAGGCTACTCAGGCATCACCGGTACTTGTGCGAAAGCCTTCAAAGATGCTTCTTTCTAGTTCAAGGGAGAAGGAAAGGCTTCTTCCCTTTATTTGTCGATATGTTGGTCGAAGGAGGGTTGCAATGCTCCTCTTGGTTGTCCTTGctcttttggtttttgtatttggTTCCTTTACAGTTAATAAAG AATCAAACATCACTTTACATATTGGAAGCATGACGCCATATCGCTCAGATTTTCCTGTATTTTCAAATCCACTGGAAGTAGAAAATAGCCTTGGGGATAACAATTCTTCTGGACAGAACTCTTCGGGAGGAAGTGATCAAAGTAGAGCCCCATCAATTCCTCCTTCTGCTACTATTACAACACTTACAGATGTTATAAGGTCTACCCCTCGATTGGGCCATCAATGTGAAAATTTTACACTTCCTCCTCCCCCCCCTCCTGGTAGTAAAAAGATCGGACCACGCC CATGTGAAGTATGTTACCTTCCTGTTGAGGACGCTATAGCTAGCATGCCGAGCTCTCCATCAAAATCACCAGTGCTTCAGAATTTGACCTATGTTCATGATGAAAATCCTATTAAAACTGAGATTCATGGAGGCTCTGACTTTGGTGGATATCCTTCTATGAAGCAGAGGAATGAATCTTTTGATATAAAAGAGTCAATGACAGTACACTGTGG ATTTGTTAAAGGAAGCAAACCTGGTGACCGGAGCGGATTTGATATTGATGAAGCTGATCTTATGGAGCTGGAGCAGTTCCATGAGGTTATTGTTGCATCAGCCATTTTTG GAAACTATGACAATATCCAACAGCCCAGGAACATTAGTGAAGCAGCAAGGAAAAATGTtcctttttatatgtttattgaTGAAAAGACGGAAGCTGTTATGAAGAATTCTAGTGACTTGGATAGCAGTAAGAAGTTTGGATTTTGGAGAATCATTGTTGTTCGTAATATTCCATACACTGATCCAAGACGTAATGGAAAG GTTCCAAAGCTTCTATTGCATAGGATCTTCCCCAATGTGCGGTACTCTATATGGATTGATGGAAAGCTCCAGCTTGTTGTGGATCCATATCAAATTCTTGAGAG GTTCTTGTGGCGTGAAAATGCTAATATTGCCATCTCAAGACACTATAAACGCTATGATGTGTTTGTAGAGGCTGAAGCTAATAAAAATGCTGGGAAATTCGACAATGCCTCCATTGACTACCAGATCGATTTTTATAGAAGGGAGGAGAATTTAACAGCATATAATGAGTCTAAGCTTCCGATTACTAGTG ATGTTCCTGAAGGTTGCGTCATTGTAAAGGAGCACATTCCCATCACAAATCTATTTACCTGTCTATGGTTCAATGAAGTTGATCGTTTTACTCCTAGGGATCAGTTAAGCTTTTCCACTGTTAGAGACAAAATAATGTCAAAAGTTAGTTGGAGCATCAATATGTTCGAGGATTGTGAAAGACGTAACTTTGTGATACAG GATTACCACAAAGGTGTAAAGCCTCCCCCCAGGCCTCGTCCAGTTAGTCCGGTTATCCGTCATCCACCACCTTTGCCTCGTTCTATTCCAATTGTAAGGTCTCCAGTGAAGAAGAGCAATAGGCGAAAAGGAGAGAGGCGATCTGGTCAGAAGCGTCATCGTAAAGTTATTGCTGGTAGTAGAgataacaattcattttag